DNA from Candidatus Binatia bacterium:
CCCTCGCACTGATCGGTGGTCATCGCGCGCACCGTCTCCTCGGCCAGGATCCGGCGGCGACCGAGCATGCCGCGGCGGAGAATCATCTCGCAGAAGCGCGCCACCTCGCGCGCGGTGCCGAACATCCCGGCGTGCCCGCCGATCCCGCCCAGGGCTTTCGTGCGGGCGCGCGGATCGTGCACCGTTCCGCGCAGCCACTTCCCGTCCACCCGCTCGGTCGGCGCCACCCGTCCGCGGTCCTTGCGGCTCGTGCCGAAGCGGGTGTCGCGGAACCGGAGCGGCTCGAACAGGAGCTCGGCGGCGAGGAGGTCCAGTCCCTTCCGGAGCCGCCGTTCCGCCACGCCCTGCGCCAGCACGTAGCCGACGTCGCTGTAGGTGAAGCGGGCCCCCGGCGGCGCCTCGAGCGGCTCGCGCGCGATCGCGGCGAAGAGCGCGCGCTTGCTCCCGCCGTAGTCGGGAAGGGGATTGTCGGGGACGAAGCCGGCCGTGTGGGTGAGCAGGCGGTGGAGCGGAATCCGGCCCACCTCGGTGCCGGCCGTCTCGGGCAGGTGGCGCTCGACCGGGTCGAGGAGCGAGAAGGCGCCGCGCGCTGCGTGCTCCACCAGCACCGGCGCGGTCGCCATCACCTTGGTGAGCGAGGCCAGGTCGAAGATGGTGTTCCGGGTCACCCGCTCGCGGCGCGGGCGCAGGGCCCGGTGGCCGTAGGCCGCGTGATAGACTACGCGGCCGCGGCGGCCCGCGACCACGACGGCGCCGGGGATCAGCCCGCCGGCGATGCGGTCCCGCAGGAACACGGAGAGCGGCTTGAATTTGCGGGCGAGGGACCGGGAGCGCGCCCGAGGCGCTGGAGGGTTCGCCATGAGCGGCAGAGGATACGCGAAATGATCGGACATTCCAGCGCGCTCCGGCCTGCCGTTCCGCGGCGGCGCCGCGCCGGGCGCTTTGAATGA
Protein-coding regions in this window:
- a CDS encoding serine hydrolase domain-containing protein; the protein is MANPPAPRARSRSLARKFKPLSVFLRDRIAGGLIPGAVVVAGRRGRVVYHAAYGHRALRPRRERVTRNTIFDLASLTKVMATAPVLVEHAARGAFSLLDPVERHLPETAGTEVGRIPLHRLLTHTAGFVPDNPLPDYGGSKRALFAAIAREPLEAPPGARFTYSDVGYVLAQGVAERRLRKGLDLLAAELLFEPLRFRDTRFGTSRKDRGRVAPTERVDGKWLRGTVHDPRARTKALGGIGGHAGMFGTAREVARFCEMILRRGMLGRRRILAEETVRAMTTDQCEGNLGVRRGFGFDIESPYSAPRGAVFSRASFGHSGWTGVSLWIDPEMDAYLVLLTNAVHPDGHKDLKSLRYEAATLAARAMR